The stretch of DNA TTTTGAGAGGGAATTTCCGTGGCTGATGACGGCATGCGCGATACGTGGAATTCCATCCTCGAAGCTCTTGCATCAGATCCCGGCGTAACACCACCTCTGTACGGTTTTGCTTCCCTCATTGAACCCAAGGGGATTATGGCCGGAACCTTCTATCTTGAAGTTCCCAATGATTTCACCCGCAGCATGGTTGAACAACGCTTACGTGGTCCTTTGCTTTCTGCAATCGGAAGTCTGGGTGAATTGAGTGAGATTTCCACGTTCGCCGTTGTTGTTAACCCAGATTTAGTTGCCTTAGATGAGCCAGCTCCGGCTGTTGAGGTGGAAGAGGTCAAAGAGGATCGCAACCCTGTGACTGCGCCAACGATTATGGCGACGGAAAGTGAACTGGAATCACGACTTAACCCTCGTTATAACTTTGACAGTTTTGTTATTGGTGGTTCAAACCGTTTCGCACATGCGGCAGCTGTTGCTGTTGCGGAAGCACCAGCAAAGGCATACAACCCTTTGTTTATTTATGGTGAATCAGGTTTGGGAAAAACACATCTTCTTCACGCTATTGGTCACTATGCGCAGAGTTTGTATCCCACCATTCGTGTTCGTTATGTCAGTAGCGAAGAGTTCACCAACGATTTCATTAACTCCATTGCAAATAACCGTGGCGCGGCTTTTCAGTCTCGTTACCGCAATATTGACATTTTGTTGATTGATGACATCCAATTCTTGCAGGGTAAAGCAGAGACTCAAGAAGCGTTTTTCCATACCTTCAACACATTGCACGATCACAACAAACAGGTTGTCATTACAAGCGATGTTCAACCCAAACATCTAACTGGTTTCGAAGACCGCATGCGCACCCGTTTCGAATGGGGC from Aurantimicrobium sp. MWH-Uga1 encodes:
- the dnaA gene encoding chromosomal replication initiator protein DnaA; this encodes MSVADDGMRDTWNSILEALASDPGVTPPLYGFASLIEPKGIMAGTFYLEVPNDFTRSMVEQRLRGPLLSAIGSLGELSEISTFAVVVNPDLVALDEPAPAVEVEEVKEDRNPVTAPTIMATESELESRLNPRYNFDSFVIGGSNRFAHAAAVAVAEAPAKAYNPLFIYGESGLGKTHLLHAIGHYAQSLYPTIRVRYVSSEEFTNDFINSIANNRGAAFQSRYRNIDILLIDDIQFLQGKAETQEAFFHTFNTLHDHNKQVVITSDVQPKHLTGFEDRMRTRFEWGLITDVQTPDLETRIAILRKKAEREKLSVPDDIMEFIATKVTSNIRELEGTLIRVTAFANLNKQAVDLPLVQTVLKDLITLDEDDIIAPIDIINNTADYFRLGIDELTGTSRAQAIATARQIAMYLCREMTNLSLPKIGQLFGGRDHTTVMHACKKIAELMKERRSIYNQVTELTTRIKQRNSYSRNN